Part of the Candidatus Equadaptatus faecalis genome, ATTGAAGGAGCAAGCTCCTTCTCTCCGTTCGACTTGCATGTGTTAGGCACGCCGCCAGCGTTCGTCCTGAGCCAGGATCAAACTCTCCGTTTGATTCTGGAAACTCATTAGTTATTACTTACGTACTGTATTCTATTGGCAAGGTGCTAGCCGCCTTGGAACCATCTGTTTCCGCGACGACGGGAGATAATATACTACGATATTTTAAATATTGCAACCCCCAAATTTAAGTTTTTTGGATTTTTTTAAAGAAATTTTATTGGTCATATTCCGCATTGTGTTGTAAAATTTTTACATACTAAATGAAAGGTTTGATATTCTTGCCGTACAGCTTCGGGAATGACAGACGATTTGCGATTAACAACGGTGACGGAGGCGCGAAAAGCAACAGTTTTATACGCAAAATAATTGCGCCCCTTCTGCTGTTTGCCGCAGTATCATTTGTACTGCTGACGGTTTTGGTCGTCGTTACCGCGCACAAGCTGCCAAGCTCCAAGGAAATTCTTGCCCACAAACCGAGCCTTGCCACAGTCATATATGACAGAAACGGTGAGGAGATTACAAAACTCTTCCAGGAAAACCGCAGCTGGGTGAAGCTTGAAAACGTTTCACCGTGGATGGTAAAAGCAATTCTGGCGGCGGAAGACAGCAAATTTTACAAACATTCTGGCATAAGACCGGTTGCAATATTGCGTGCCGCAACCATAGACCTTGTTTTTCGCGGAGCACATCAGGGCGGCAGTACTATAACACAGCAGCTGGCAAGAAATCTTTTCCTTTCAAAAGAAAAGACTATTATGAGGAAGATAAAAGAAGCCATTATTGCCCTGCGTCTTGAAAAGGTATATTCAAAGGAACAGATTTTGGAAATGTACCTTAACACAATATATATGGGGCACGGGGCATACGGCGTTGATTCTGCTGCAATGATTTATTACGGCAAACACGCGGACAGACTGACCGTTGCGGAAAGCGCAATCCTGTCGGGACTTGTGGCAGCGCCTGAAAAATACTCTCCGACACGCAATCCGAAAAATTCCGCAACAAGAAAACAGTACGTCCTCAAGCGTATGCTTGACCTTGATTGGATTTCAAAGGGAGATTACGACAACGCTCTCGCAGAAAAGCCTGTCCTGTCAAAAAAACGAAACAACAGCACCGGCTTTTACATTCCAGATGCGCCGTATTTTGTGTCCTATCTGCTGTTTAACCAGCTGCTGCCTGCTTACGGCGCAGATCAGGTGTACCGCGGCGGACTTAAAGTCTACACAACAATAGACATCAAGGTTCAGCAAAAAGCGGAAGAACTTGTCTCCAAAATGCCTCACGAAGCCGCGCTTGTCGCTCTTGACCCGTCAACCGGCGAAATACTTGCCATGGTCGGAGGAAGGGACTACAGCAAGAGTAAATTCAACAGAGCGGTGCAAGCATACAGGCAGCCGGGCTCTTCATTCAAACCTTTTGTCTACGCAGCCGCGCTCGAAAACGGTTACAGATCCATTGATCATCTGCTCGATGCGCCGCTGCAGTTTGACAACGGATGGTCGCCGTCAAACTACAGCAAAGGCAAATACAACGGCGAAATCACCTTCATGACCGGCATTGCAAAATCGCTCAACACGGTCGCCGTCAGGCTCGGACAAATTGTCGGAGTAAACAGTGTTATTGACATTGCTACTCGGCTCGGAATATCCTCGAAATACCTGCCCAACGACCTTTCAATATCGCTTGGTTCGGCAAGCGTTACCCCGCTTGAAATGTGCGCTGCCTACTCTGCTTTTGCCAATAACGGAAGCAGGGTTAAGCCGTTTGGAATAACAAAGATAGAAAACAATATGGGAGAAATACTTGAGCAGAATACGCCTGAAATCAAATCCGTACTCTCATCGACAACCGCGGTAATGGCTCGTTCGCTTCTCACGCAGGTTATGCTTTGGGGAACGGGAGCAGGCGCGAATATTTCAGGCTATCAGTGCTTCGGCAAAACAGGAACGACAAACGACTGGACAGATGCATGGTTTGCGGGCGGAGTTCCCGGAATAGTCGCCGTGGTCTATACAGGCAACGACAACAGAAAACCGCTCGGAGGACACGCGACAGGAACAACGGCAGCCGCCCCGGTGTGGAAAGCCTTTATGAATTTTGCGGTCAGGCAGCTCAAGACTCCGACAGAATTCACAATCCCGTCAGACGCAGCTGTCGAAGCAAGAACAGTCTGCACTCAGACCGGATTTTTAGCGGCAGCAGGCTGCAAAGCAACAACTATTTTTCTTCCTGCAGGCAACACCCCGCAGTCCTACTGCCCGTGGCACGGAGGCAGCACAGAAGCGGCAAGGACTGACAAAGACGCTCCGCAGCTGATACTGGCGCCGGTAGACAGCGAAGATTCAAGAAACAGCTACGCGTCGATACCGACAGATCAGGTACAGGATGACGAGACCTACAGAGAAGCGGTTCCCGAAGCGGTCAAGCCCGTGGCAAACAACGAAGACAAACAAGATATTATCCAAAGTATAAAGAAAGGGTCAGACGGAAAACTGCCCGACAGGAATAACGATGAACAGCTTGCAAGGCAAAGCAAAGCGGAAGAAGACGAGATAAACAAACAATACGAAGAACTGCTGAAAAAATACAATATAAAGTAGCAAAAAGCGGCGCATGAACGCCGCTTTTTGCTACTCGGAAAGTTATTGTTTTACAAGCTCTGTATCGTTCGGCATTATAAACGCGGCAATTACATAAGCCAAAAATCCAAACCCATAGCATACAATCGAAATGCACCATACAAGACGCACAATGGTCGGATCAATATCCAGATATTCGCCTATACCGCCGCACACACCAGCGATTTTCTTATTGGAAGAGCTTTTAGCCAAACGTTTTCCAGTCATAGTACTCACCTCTGAAAAAAATATGCGGTCCGGATTTACCGAACCGCATAAAGCATTTATTTTTTGTTTTCTATGACAGCCTGTGCCGCGGCAAGAGATGCCTGCGGAATTCTGAACGGTGAGCAGGAAACATAGTTAAGCCCTATCTTGTGGCAGAATTTAACGGAATCAGGATCTCCGCCGTGTTCTCCACAAACGCCGCCAAGCAGCGCCGGATTAACTTTAAGTCCCTTCTCCATCGACATCTTAACAAGCTCGCCCACGCCCTTAACGTCAAGCGTTTCAAACGGGTTGGAAGGAAGTATCTTCTTTTCGACGTAATTCTTGAGGAATTTGCCTTCCGCATCGTCGCGTGAATAACCAAAAGTCATCTGCGTGAGGTCATTCGTTCCGAATGAGAAGAATTCGGTGTATTCAGCAATTTCGTCCGCTGTAAGAGCAGCGCGCGGAATTTCAATCATCGTACCGAATTTGTACTCAACTTCAACGCCATTCTCTGCCATAACCTCTTTTGCCACGCGGACAAGGTCTTCCTTGACAACCTTAAGTTCGTTGACATGTCCGATAAGCGGAATCATAATCCACGGCTGAACCTTGCAGCCCTCTTTCTTGAGGTCGCAGCAGGCTGAGAATATCGCGCGAACCTGCATTTCGTTTATTTCGGGATAGGTAAGACCGAGGCGGCAGCCGCGAAGTCCCATCATCGGGTTGGACTCTGAAAGTCCTTCTACAACGCGAAGCAGCTCTTCTTTCTCCGAATAATCCTTGCCGAGCGCTTTGAGCGCCGCGACTTCGGCAATAAGGTCTTCCTTGTCGGGAAGGAATTCATGGAGAGGCGGGTCAAGCAGACGAACCGTAAGCGGTTTGTCGCCGAGAGCCTTGAACATCGCGTAGAAATCCTCGTACTGCATCGGAAGAAGCTTGTCGAGAGCTTCCTTTCTTGCTTCCGGTGTGCCGGCGATAATCATCTTCTGAACCCACGGAAGTCTCTCAGGATCCATAAACATATG contains:
- a CDS encoding PBP1A family penicillin-binding protein — protein: MKGLIFLPYSFGNDRRFAINNGDGGAKSNSFIRKIIAPLLLFAAVSFVLLTVLVVVTAHKLPSSKEILAHKPSLATVIYDRNGEEITKLFQENRSWVKLENVSPWMVKAILAAEDSKFYKHSGIRPVAILRAATIDLVFRGAHQGGSTITQQLARNLFLSKEKTIMRKIKEAIIALRLEKVYSKEQILEMYLNTIYMGHGAYGVDSAAMIYYGKHADRLTVAESAILSGLVAAPEKYSPTRNPKNSATRKQYVLKRMLDLDWISKGDYDNALAEKPVLSKKRNNSTGFYIPDAPYFVSYLLFNQLLPAYGADQVYRGGLKVYTTIDIKVQQKAEELVSKMPHEAALVALDPSTGEILAMVGGRDYSKSKFNRAVQAYRQPGSSFKPFVYAAALENGYRSIDHLLDAPLQFDNGWSPSNYSKGKYNGEITFMTGIAKSLNTVAVRLGQIVGVNSVIDIATRLGISSKYLPNDLSISLGSASVTPLEMCAAYSAFANNGSRVKPFGITKIENNMGEILEQNTPEIKSVLSSTTAVMARSLLTQVMLWGTGAGANISGYQCFGKTGTTNDWTDAWFAGGVPGIVAVVYTGNDNRKPLGGHATGTTAAAPVWKAFMNFAVRQLKTPTEFTIPSDAAVEARTVCTQTGFLAAAGCKATTIFLPAGNTPQSYCPWHGGSTEAARTDKDAPQLILAPVDSEDSRNSYASIPTDQVQDDETYREAVPEAVKPVANNEDKQDIIQSIKKGSDGKLPDRNNDEQLARQSKAEEDEINKQYEELLKKYNIK
- a CDS encoding PspC domain-containing protein; translation: MTGKRLAKSSSNKKIAGVCGGIGEYLDIDPTIVRLVWCISIVCYGFGFLAYVIAAFIMPNDTELVKQ